In Corynebacterium nuruki S6-4, the following proteins share a genomic window:
- a CDS encoding amino acid permease, which translates to MASPEPGTQPGAQSGAQPGTASGTASGGEHVRTRQATKLRNRHVTMIALGGIIGSSLFIGSGNIIRDVGPAAILSYLLGGLLVFLAMKMLGEMAASRPAVGSFMDYARDGLGDGASYLVGWLYWYFWVGVLAYESVIGGETMHGWFSAVPSWAWSLILLAVFVGSNAVSVRNFGEIEFWLAGIKVIAVIVFLVAGVLFAFGVWPGSDFTVDNLWNHGGFAPNGLSQALTGVAIVIFAYFGTEIAVMAAAESEDPGKGVRRATNTVIWRILLFFVGSVAVIAAIVPWDELPDPTDVSTAPFTYVFELIGLPGASTVMQLVIFTAVLSVLNSGLYSASRMLSAMGDQGFAPKAVRYRNRRGVPMVALLASTVGGVAATIVNFALPDTGIFDFIMNSSGLVALFVYVIIAATHWNMRRKMTAAEVSALEMKAPLYPWINILLIAGVIAVFIVMVVQESSRTQVWTSLILTGVVVVLWPLVKRNLRRRSERTDGATPVDA; encoded by the coding sequence TTGGCTTCCCCAGAGCCCGGCACACAACCCGGCGCCCAATCCGGTGCACAACCCGGCACAGCGTCCGGCACGGCGTCCGGCGGCGAACACGTCCGCACCCGGCAGGCCACGAAACTGCGCAACCGGCACGTCACCATGATCGCCCTCGGCGGCATCATCGGATCGAGCCTGTTCATCGGTTCCGGCAACATCATCCGGGACGTGGGACCCGCCGCGATCCTGTCCTACCTGCTCGGTGGCCTGCTGGTGTTCCTGGCGATGAAGATGCTCGGCGAGATGGCGGCGTCCCGCCCCGCCGTCGGCTCCTTCATGGACTACGCCCGCGACGGGCTGGGCGACGGGGCGTCCTACCTCGTCGGCTGGCTGTACTGGTACTTCTGGGTCGGCGTGCTGGCCTACGAGTCGGTCATCGGCGGCGAGACGATGCACGGCTGGTTCAGCGCGGTGCCCTCCTGGGCCTGGTCGCTGATCCTGCTGGCGGTCTTCGTCGGCTCGAACGCGGTCTCGGTCCGCAACTTCGGCGAGATCGAGTTCTGGCTCGCCGGTATCAAGGTCATCGCCGTCATCGTCTTCCTCGTCGCCGGCGTGCTCTTCGCCTTCGGCGTGTGGCCCGGCTCCGACTTCACCGTCGACAACCTCTGGAACCACGGCGGCTTCGCCCCGAACGGTCTCAGCCAGGCGCTCACCGGCGTGGCCATCGTCATCTTCGCCTACTTCGGCACCGAGATCGCCGTCATGGCCGCCGCCGAGTCCGAGGACCCGGGCAAGGGCGTCCGGCGGGCGACGAACACGGTCATCTGGCGCATCCTGCTGTTCTTCGTCGGCTCCGTCGCCGTCATCGCCGCCATCGTGCCGTGGGACGAACTGCCCGACCCGACCGACGTCTCCACCGCACCGTTCACCTACGTCTTCGAACTCATCGGCCTGCCCGGTGCCTCGACCGTCATGCAGCTGGTCATCTTCACCGCCGTGCTGTCGGTGCTGAACTCCGGGCTGTACTCGGCGTCCCGCATGCTCTCGGCGATGGGTGACCAGGGCTTCGCCCCGAAGGCCGTCCGCTACCGCAACCGGCGGGGCGTGCCGATGGTCGCCCTGCTGGCCTCCACGGTCGGCGGCGTGGCCGCGACGATCGTCAACTTCGCGCTGCCGGACACCGGCATCTTCGACTTCATCATGAACTCCTCGGGCCTGGTCGCCCTGTTCGTGTACGTCATCATCGCCGCGACGCACTGGAACATGCGCCGGAAGATGACCGCCGCCGAGGTCAGCGCCCTGGAGATGAAGGCGCCGCTGTACCCGTGGATCAACATCCTGCTCATCGCGGGCGTCATCGCCGTCTTCATCGTCATGGTGGTGCAGGAGTCCAGCCGGACGCAGGTCTGGACCAGCCTCATCCTCACCGGTGTGGTGGTGGTGCTGTGGCCGCTGGTGAAGCGGAACCTCCGGCGCAGGTCGGAGCGGACGGACGGAGCAACCCCGGTCGATGCATAA
- a CDS encoding PucR family transcriptional regulator: MPELLPLTWLRAQEHLDLRAVVPAAPAGGTVGFSVIQPTELLDPREFLEPHAVVLTVGVALSRETDPFPDYVARLAEAQVTAIGVGTGLLYPTVPTALADAARDHGIALFEVPRHTAFISILNTVADERARRARRAQDQLLAVQEQLSAAAVRGGLETLLTDTASHLAAAVAVTDEAGRLEGRCDRTGTDGTVLSAVGTARGLPGSSAGQDDGRWWIVQRMTRQGDRLHLIAVLADHPFSSHDRAVLKHAAGLADILLQRPTYLRRSRNELNTLALRLHLGLGSAGRSAGQVLDQAADGDGRVRPTVVAADRVADLHRAVDAADRTTGESGRHLFTTDLDTATAVFLFRGTRTLDDIASTFGTAARRVRIAVGEPVGWADLGMDRVHRLETAARSMAPGTVAGPYEAGTGWLDRPAVREALDQRAAETVDRLLGAGGTGSAGSESDRELAQTLETWLRSGGKTAATAEALGVHRHTVRTRLARISEICEVDLDDPVVRAELLLVAVTR; the protein is encoded by the coding sequence ATGCCCGAACTGTTGCCGTTGACCTGGTTGCGCGCCCAGGAACATCTCGATCTGCGCGCCGTCGTCCCCGCCGCCCCGGCAGGTGGCACCGTCGGTTTCTCCGTCATCCAGCCGACCGAACTGCTCGACCCCCGGGAATTCCTCGAACCGCACGCGGTGGTCCTCACCGTCGGCGTGGCCCTCTCCCGCGAGACCGACCCCTTCCCCGACTACGTCGCACGCCTCGCCGAGGCGCAGGTCACCGCGATCGGCGTGGGCACCGGCCTGCTCTACCCCACCGTCCCCACGGCGCTGGCGGACGCCGCCCGGGACCACGGCATCGCCCTGTTCGAGGTACCGCGGCACACCGCGTTCATCTCCATCCTCAACACCGTCGCCGACGAGCGCGCCCGCCGGGCCCGGCGCGCCCAGGACCAGCTGCTCGCCGTCCAGGAGCAGCTCTCCGCCGCCGCGGTCCGGGGCGGACTCGAGACCCTGCTCACCGACACGGCGTCCCACCTCGCCGCGGCCGTCGCCGTCACCGACGAGGCCGGACGCCTCGAAGGCCGGTGCGACCGGACCGGAACCGACGGCACCGTGCTCAGCGCCGTCGGGACCGCCCGCGGCCTGCCCGGCAGCAGCGCCGGCCAGGACGACGGCCGGTGGTGGATCGTGCAGCGCATGACCCGGCAGGGTGACCGGCTCCACCTCATCGCCGTCCTCGCCGACCACCCCTTCAGCAGCCACGACCGGGCGGTGCTCAAGCATGCCGCCGGGCTGGCGGACATCCTGCTGCAGCGGCCCACCTACCTGCGCAGGAGCCGGAACGAGCTGAACACCCTCGCACTGCGGCTGCACCTGGGGCTCGGCAGCGCGGGCCGGTCGGCCGGGCAGGTCCTCGACCAGGCCGCCGACGGTGACGGCCGGGTGCGGCCCACCGTCGTCGCCGCCGACCGGGTCGCCGACCTGCACCGGGCGGTGGACGCGGCCGACCGGACGACCGGGGAGAGCGGACGCCACCTGTTCACCACCGACCTGGACACCGCCACCGCCGTCTTCCTCTTCCGCGGCACCCGGACGCTCGACGACATCGCCTCGACCTTCGGCACGGCGGCCCGACGGGTCCGGATCGCGGTCGGCGAACCGGTCGGCTGGGCCGATCTGGGCATGGACCGGGTGCACCGGCTGGAGACCGCGGCGCGGTCGATGGCTCCGGGGACGGTCGCCGGGCCCTACGAGGCGGGCACCGGGTGGCTCGACCGGCCGGCGGTGCGGGAGGCCCTCGACCAGCGCGCCGCCGAGACCGTGGACCGGTTGCTGGGGGCGGGCGGGACCGGGTCAGCCGGGAGCGAGTCGGACCGGGAGCTGGCGCAGACCCTCGAGACGTGGCTGCGCTCCGGCGGGAAGACCGCGGCGACGGCGGAGGCCCTGGGGGTGCACCGTCACACGGTGCGCACCCGGCTGGCGCGCATCAGCGAGATCTGCGAGGTCGACCTCGACGACCCGGTGGTCCGGGCCGAGCTGCTGCTCGTCGCGGTGACGCGGTGA
- a CDS encoding pyridoxamine 5'-phosphate oxidase family protein, with protein MTDNNSPVQVLSTDESLELLATKTFGRLVVHRTNDVDLFPLNYTVSEGKIYLRTAEGTKLFSLNLNGDVLFEADNVEQTGDATGEAWSVIVKGQARILTTSDEINAAEELPLKPWLPTLKYNFVEITPNEDGVSGRHFNLGAEPERF; from the coding sequence ATGACTGACAACAACTCACCTGTCCAGGTCCTGTCCACCGACGAGTCCCTCGAGCTGCTGGCGACCAAGACCTTCGGTCGCCTGGTCGTCCACCGCACCAACGATGTCGACCTCTTCCCCCTCAACTACACGGTCTCCGAGGGGAAGATCTACCTCCGTACCGCGGAGGGCACCAAGCTGTTCAGTCTCAACCTCAACGGCGACGTGCTCTTCGAGGCGGACAATGTCGAGCAGACCGGCGACGCCACCGGCGAGGCCTGGTCCGTCATCGTCAAGGGTCAGGCCCGCATCCTCACCACCTCCGACGAGATCAACGCCGCCGAGGAGCTGCCGCTGAAGCCGTGGCTGCCGACCCTGAAGTACAACTTCGTGGAGATCACCCCGAACGAGGACGGCGTGTCCGGCCGCCACTTCAATCTCGGCGCGGAGCCGGAGCGGTTCTAG
- a CDS encoding flavin monoamine oxidase family protein: protein MHTAEADVVVIGAGPAGLTAAYTLAKAGKKVTVVEARNRVGGRTWNGKILDDNGREHFIEIGGQWISPDQTRLTALTEELGLETFPRFREGNSVYVSPDGTRHTYTGDRLPVTDHTLAEMEKLIKLMDDLAEKIGAETPWAAEKAEELDTVAFRTWLHQHSDDQEAIDNVSIYVASGMLTKPSYAFSTLQAVLMAASAGSFSNLVDEDFILDRRVVGGMMHVSETLAEKVRDLGGEIIFESPVRQIDWHDADPTTVDEINTVADVRNGVTDNGAAGSVTVHADKVTVHAKNAVLAVPPNLYNRISFVPPMPREQHVAHQHISMGLVIKVHAVYETPFWREDGLSGTAFGGGRLVQEVYDNTNYGANITDAPADTEDSYGTLVGFVSDLYAEEMWALPEEERKQRILSAMADYLGPKTMEPIAFYLSDMAAEEWTRGAYATSYDLGGLHRWGHLQNQPTGPIHYACSDIAAEGYQHVDGAVRQGEAAALAVIAVQNGEQQA from the coding sequence ATGCACACCGCTGAAGCAGACGTCGTCGTCATCGGCGCAGGTCCGGCTGGTCTCACCGCTGCCTATACCCTGGCCAAAGCCGGCAAGAAGGTCACCGTCGTTGAGGCCCGCAACCGGGTCGGCGGCCGTACCTGGAACGGGAAGATCCTCGACGACAACGGCAGAGAGCACTTCATCGAGATCGGCGGACAGTGGATCTCCCCCGACCAGACCCGACTTACAGCACTGACCGAGGAACTCGGTCTCGAGACCTTCCCCCGGTTCCGTGAGGGCAACTCCGTCTACGTGTCCCCCGACGGCACGCGCCATACCTACACCGGCGACCGCCTCCCGGTGACCGACCACACCCTGGCCGAGATGGAGAAGCTCATCAAGCTCATGGACGACCTCGCCGAGAAGATCGGCGCCGAGACCCCCTGGGCCGCGGAGAAGGCCGAGGAACTCGACACCGTCGCCTTCCGTACCTGGCTCCATCAGCACTCCGACGACCAGGAGGCCATCGACAACGTCTCCATCTACGTCGCCTCCGGCATGCTCACCAAACCGTCCTATGCCTTCTCCACCCTGCAGGCAGTGCTCATGGCCGCGTCCGCCGGCTCTTTCTCCAACCTCGTCGACGAGGACTTCATCCTCGACCGTCGCGTGGTCGGCGGCATGATGCACGTCTCCGAAACCCTCGCCGAAAAGGTACGTGACCTGGGCGGCGAGATCATCTTCGAATCCCCGGTGCGCCAGATCGACTGGCACGACGCCGATCCAACCACCGTCGACGAGATCAACACGGTCGCCGACGTCCGCAACGGGGTCACTGACAACGGCGCCGCCGGGTCCGTCACCGTCCACGCCGACAAGGTCACCGTCCACGCAAAGAACGCCGTCCTTGCTGTCCCGCCGAACCTCTACAACCGGATCAGCTTCGTCCCGCCCATGCCGCGCGAACAACACGTCGCCCACCAGCACATCTCCATGGGTCTGGTCATCAAGGTCCACGCCGTCTACGAGACCCCGTTCTGGCGTGAGGACGGTCTGTCCGGCACCGCCTTCGGCGGCGGTCGCCTCGTCCAGGAGGTCTACGACAACACCAACTACGGCGCCAACATCACCGACGCCCCTGCGGACACCGAAGATTCCTACGGCACCCTCGTCGGCTTCGTCTCCGATCTCTATGCCGAGGAGATGTGGGCCCTGCCCGAGGAGGAACGTAAGCAGCGCATCCTCTCCGCCATGGCCGACTACCTCGGTCCGAAGACCATGGAACCGATCGCCTTCTACCTCTCCGACATGGCAGCCGAAGAGTGGACCCGCGGCGCCTACGCCACCAGCTACGATCTCGGTGGCCTGCACCGCTGGGGCCACCTGCAGAACCAGCCGACCGGACCGATCCACTACGCGTGCTCCGATATTGCCGCCGAGGGCTACCAGCATGTCGACGGTGCCGTCCGCCAGGGCGAAGCCGCCGCGCTGGCGGTGATCGCCGTCCAGAACGGGGAGCAGCAGGCATGA
- a CDS encoding NAD-dependent succinate-semialdehyde dehydrogenase: MTRQIWLGTSQVPASDGATFEVTDPATGEVIDTVADATVADALTALERAVPAGEAWAQTAPQQRADLLTRVFELIGERADEFARTMTREMGKPLAEAFGEVTYGNSYFRWFAGEAVRIPGRFTTAPGGNGHILVTRAPVGPVLAITPWNFPLAMATRKIAPALAAGCPVIVKPAAETPLTMLLLGEVLKDAGIPDGLVSILPSTHDAEISATLMADDRLRKVTFTGSSPVGRLLVRQSADRLLRTSMELGGNAPFVVAADADLDLVLAAAMQAKMRNGGEACIAANRFLVDETIAAEFTDRLTAAMDAVVMGHGLDEGTTLGPVITVKQRDRIAALVDDAVAAGATVTTGGEVPAGPGNFYPATVLTDVPADARILHEEIFGPVATVSTFATLDEGVRLANDTEFGLASYGFSTDATTAQYLAAHLAAGMVGINRGAISDAAAPFGGIKQSGFGREGGVEGVEEYLETRYIALG; this comes from the coding sequence ATGACCCGGCAGATCTGGCTCGGCACCAGTCAGGTGCCCGCCTCGGACGGCGCCACCTTCGAGGTCACCGACCCCGCCACCGGTGAGGTCATCGACACGGTCGCCGACGCGACCGTGGCGGACGCCCTCACCGCCCTCGAGCGGGCCGTCCCCGCCGGGGAGGCCTGGGCGCAGACTGCGCCGCAGCAGCGTGCGGACCTGCTCACCCGCGTCTTCGAGCTCATCGGTGAGCGTGCCGACGAGTTCGCCCGCACCATGACCCGCGAGATGGGCAAGCCGTTGGCCGAGGCCTTCGGCGAGGTCACCTACGGCAACAGCTACTTCCGCTGGTTCGCCGGTGAAGCCGTCCGCATCCCCGGCCGGTTCACCACCGCCCCCGGCGGCAACGGCCACATCCTCGTCACCCGTGCCCCGGTCGGCCCGGTGCTCGCCATCACCCCGTGGAACTTCCCGCTGGCCATGGCGACCCGCAAGATCGCCCCGGCGCTCGCCGCCGGCTGCCCGGTCATCGTCAAGCCCGCCGCGGAGACCCCGCTGACCATGCTGCTGCTCGGTGAGGTGCTCAAGGACGCCGGCATCCCCGACGGCCTGGTCTCCATCCTCCCGTCCACCCACGACGCGGAGATCTCCGCGACGCTCATGGCCGACGACCGGCTGCGCAAGGTCACCTTCACCGGCTCCTCGCCGGTGGGCCGGCTGCTGGTCCGCCAGTCCGCCGACCGGCTGCTGCGCACCTCGATGGAGCTCGGCGGCAACGCCCCCTTCGTCGTCGCCGCGGACGCCGACCTCGACCTCGTCCTCGCCGCCGCCATGCAGGCGAAGATGCGCAACGGCGGGGAAGCCTGCATCGCCGCCAACCGGTTCCTCGTCGACGAGACGATCGCCGCCGAGTTCACCGACCGGCTCACCGCCGCGATGGACGCCGTGGTCATGGGCCACGGCCTCGACGAGGGCACCACCCTCGGCCCGGTGATCACCGTCAAGCAGCGCGACCGCATCGCCGCACTGGTCGACGACGCCGTCGCCGCCGGCGCCACCGTCACGACCGGTGGTGAGGTACCGGCCGGCCCGGGCAACTTCTACCCGGCGACCGTGCTCACCGACGTGCCGGCGGACGCCCGGATCCTCCACGAGGAGATCTTCGGCCCCGTCGCGACGGTCTCGACCTTCGCCACCCTCGACGAGGGCGTCCGGCTCGCCAACGACACGGAGTTCGGGCTGGCCAGCTACGGCTTCTCCACGGATGCGACGACCGCGCAGTACCTCGCCGCGCACCTGGCCGCCGGCATGGTCGGGATCAACCGCGGTGCCATCTCGGACGCCGCCGCCCCGTTCGGCGGGATCAAGCAGTCCGGCTTCGGCCGGGAAGGAGGTGTGGAGGGCGTCGAGGAGTACCTCGAGACCCGCTACATCGCCCTGGGCTGA
- a CDS encoding TetR/AcrR family transcriptional regulator, producing MAERRSGRRVGRPSTPVLNRDRIAEAALAIVTDRGLPKLTMKALADSLGVTVAALYNHIASKADLLLLVQDAVMSRVDAAALGRLAADSAGMTAADRGVASDNLAAALTDWARSYRRVFAGYPDLVPLIATLPVSGAPATRRMYEVVAAGLVAVGIPQPHIVPVIVAFESFLFGSAMDAHAPATIFSSGPDESDAPVFSAAVDAFTARADTPSPVVSDDVLNPYADPPFEWGLAALVARTVSLLG from the coding sequence ATGGCTGAGCGCAGAAGCGGGCGGAGGGTCGGGCGTCCGTCGACGCCCGTCCTCAACCGCGATCGCATCGCGGAGGCCGCTCTCGCCATCGTCACTGACCGGGGGCTGCCGAAACTCACGATGAAGGCCCTTGCCGACAGTCTCGGCGTCACCGTCGCTGCGCTCTACAATCACATCGCCAGCAAAGCTGACCTGCTGCTCCTCGTCCAGGACGCCGTGATGTCCCGGGTGGATGCCGCCGCTCTCGGACGGCTCGCGGCTGACAGTGCGGGCATGACCGCTGCTGACCGTGGCGTGGCATCGGACAACCTCGCTGCGGCGCTGACGGATTGGGCCCGGTCCTACCGAAGGGTCTTCGCGGGGTATCCGGATCTGGTCCCGCTCATCGCTACCCTGCCGGTCTCCGGTGCCCCGGCGACCCGACGGATGTATGAGGTGGTGGCTGCAGGCCTGGTTGCGGTGGGGATACCTCAGCCGCACATCGTGCCGGTCATTGTCGCGTTCGAGTCCTTTTTGTTCGGCTCAGCGATGGATGCCCACGCGCCGGCGACGATCTTCAGTTCAGGTCCTGACGAGTCCGACGCGCCGGTCTTCAGCGCTGCGGTGGACGCGTTTACTGCCCGGGCGGACACGCCGTCACCAGTAGTGTCCGACGACGTCCTGAACCCCTACGCTGACCCACCGTTCGAGTGGGGCCTCGCTGCACTCGTCGCGAGGACGGTCTCGCTGCTGGGTTGA
- the gabT gene encoding 4-aminobutyrate--2-oxoglutarate transaminase, producing the protein MTATPSTLSTLTYRLPQERKIVTDQLPGPVSADLAARTAASVPRGIAPALAGYVVDADGGVLVDADGNSFVDFASGIAVTSVGASNEKVVAAVREAVGHFTHTNFTTSPYASYTAVAEKLAEITPGDFDKRTVLLNSGAEAVENAVKIARSYTKKNAVVVMDRAYHGRTNLTMAMTAKNVPYKSGFGPFASEVYRAPMSYPLHDGLTGPEAAEQTIYQMEKEIGAENLACVVIEPIQGEGGFVVPAEGFLPAIAEWCRANDVVFIADEIQAGMCRTGDWFAVNHEGVVPDMMTTAKGIAGGMPLSAVTGRAEIMDAPGPGSLGGTYAGSPVACAAAIAALSQMEDLDLAGRARGIEAVAREILEPLVGEAGASGSRVAEVRGRGAMLALEFVDAEGRPDGAVVKKIAAACQAAGLLILTCGLDGNVIRLLPPLVIGEDLLRDGLTVLAGAVRENI; encoded by the coding sequence ATGACTGCGACCCCGTCAACCCTCTCGACACTCACCTACCGCCTCCCGCAGGAGCGGAAGATCGTCACCGACCAGCTGCCCGGCCCGGTGTCCGCCGACCTCGCCGCCCGCACCGCCGCCTCCGTCCCCCGCGGCATCGCCCCGGCCCTGGCCGGCTACGTCGTGGACGCCGACGGTGGCGTCCTCGTCGACGCCGACGGCAACTCCTTCGTCGACTTCGCCTCCGGCATCGCCGTGACCAGCGTCGGCGCCTCCAACGAGAAGGTCGTCGCGGCCGTCCGTGAGGCCGTCGGCCACTTCACCCACACCAACTTCACCACCTCGCCCTACGCGTCCTACACGGCCGTCGCCGAGAAGCTCGCCGAGATCACCCCGGGTGACTTCGACAAGCGCACCGTGCTGCTCAACTCCGGTGCCGAGGCCGTCGAGAACGCGGTGAAGATCGCCCGGTCGTACACGAAGAAGAACGCCGTCGTCGTCATGGACCGCGCCTACCACGGCCGCACCAACCTGACCATGGCCATGACCGCGAAGAACGTGCCCTACAAGTCCGGTTTCGGCCCGTTCGCCTCCGAGGTCTACCGCGCCCCGATGAGCTACCCGCTGCACGACGGCCTCACCGGCCCGGAGGCCGCCGAGCAGACCATCTACCAGATGGAGAAGGAGATCGGAGCCGAGAACCTCGCCTGCGTCGTCATCGAGCCGATCCAGGGTGAGGGCGGCTTCGTCGTCCCCGCCGAGGGCTTCCTCCCCGCCATCGCCGAGTGGTGCCGCGCCAACGACGTCGTCTTCATCGCCGACGAGATCCAGGCCGGCATGTGCCGCACCGGCGACTGGTTCGCCGTCAACCACGAGGGCGTGGTCCCGGACATGATGACCACCGCCAAGGGCATCGCCGGCGGCATGCCGCTGTCCGCGGTCACCGGTCGCGCCGAGATCATGGACGCCCCCGGCCCCGGCTCCCTCGGCGGCACCTACGCCGGCTCGCCGGTCGCCTGCGCAGCCGCCATCGCCGCCCTGTCCCAGATGGAGGACCTCGACCTCGCCGGTCGCGCCCGCGGCATCGAGGCCGTCGCCCGTGAGATCCTCGAGCCGCTCGTCGGCGAGGCCGGCGCGTCCGGCTCCCGCGTCGCCGAGGTCCGCGGCCGCGGTGCGATGCTCGCCCTCGAGTTCGTGGACGCCGAGGGTCGCCCCGACGGCGCCGTCGTCAAGAAGATCGCCGCCGCCTGCCAGGCCGCCGGCCTGCTCATCCTCACCTGCGGTCTCGACGGCAACGTCATCCGCCTGCTGCCGCCGCTGGTCATCGGCGAGGACCTGCTTCGCGACGGCCTCACCGTGCTCGCCGGTGCGGTCCGGGAGAACATCTGA
- a CDS encoding universal stress protein — protein MMTRSGPADRPRQPIVVGYSATATGQDALALGIALAREQNADLHIVLVAPEDSGFSPSHGYDRSYDGILLDQMQDWLTDALTGVPDDVRATCHVASATNAAEGLLAAARALGAGVITIGSRSGGLLRSHRIGSMASALLHSSDIPVALAPTGYHQPGPIGRVTTMFGQRRGATDVIAVGLETARDRDIPLRLVSIVMIDEPDTDVPSDTAGINMKVVNEVHSYATARLAAEAEEKVTDRTATAVVATGRSVPEALHDLDWRDDEIVLVASSRLAADGRLFLGKTATTMLRATPVPMVIVPAGWSHPGTTDPRQED, from the coding sequence ATGATGACACGCAGCGGGCCCGCCGACCGCCCCCGTCAACCGATCGTCGTCGGTTACTCCGCCACCGCCACCGGGCAGGACGCTCTCGCCCTGGGTATCGCCCTGGCACGGGAGCAGAATGCCGACCTCCACATCGTCCTGGTCGCCCCGGAAGACTCTGGATTCAGCCCGTCCCACGGCTATGACCGCAGTTACGACGGGATCCTGCTCGACCAGATGCAGGACTGGCTCACCGACGCCCTCACCGGGGTCCCCGACGATGTCCGGGCAACCTGCCACGTCGCCTCGGCGACGAACGCCGCCGAGGGGTTGCTCGCCGCCGCCCGTGCCCTCGGAGCGGGCGTCATCACCATCGGATCCCGCTCCGGCGGCCTGCTGCGAAGCCACCGGATCGGCTCCATGGCCTCCGCTCTGCTGCACTCCTCCGACATCCCGGTGGCGCTCGCCCCAACCGGCTACCACCAGCCGGGACCGATCGGCCGGGTCACTACGATGTTCGGCCAACGCCGCGGTGCGACGGACGTTATCGCGGTCGGGCTGGAGACCGCCCGCGACCGGGACATCCCTCTGCGGCTCGTCTCCATCGTCATGATCGACGAGCCCGATACCGATGTTCCGTCCGACACCGCCGGTATCAACATGAAAGTCGTCAACGAAGTCCACTCCTACGCCACCGCCCGACTGGCGGCCGAGGCAGAGGAGAAGGTCACTGACAGAACCGCGACCGCCGTCGTCGCCACCGGCCGCAGCGTACCGGAGGCGCTGCACGACCTGGATTGGCGCGACGACGAGATCGTCCTCGTCGCGTCATCGCGACTCGCCGCCGACGGCCGCTTGTTCCTCGGTAAGACCGCGACGACCATGCTGCGAGCCACTCCGGTCCCGATGGTCATCGTCCCCGCCGGCTGGAGCCACCCGGGAACCACCGATCCTCGTCAGGAGGACTGA
- a CDS encoding MBL fold metallo-hydrolase has product MSSSPVASQVIPFAKPQYTAAQNSRTPGPVRVAGGHGHATETWVRPVAMPGSGVMASIFSTVHLGEDGVTVVDPGWTGPRTEKDFLRPLDDFLRDRGRRLEQITDVIVTHMHPDHVTAASCLLEATGARFTAGAAEWATVEAARHGTGDRRWAPLPELLGAPGGVLDGIAEKLERVPALPPFIPRRTPDLLLEDGDILADRGLPAELTARAVITPGHTPGHLCLVDEDAGLFLAADMILPEIHPGIGLGLVDVPGNPVVDYLTSLDRIGEFDDLLVIPGHGYVFSGLAARRRETADHVLGRAREVQHVLEWNPEISVWRLASRLTWSSGWDGLRDSPMLVSGLRQTMMYRDLVLGTGGEAAGDAVARWEQTFA; this is encoded by the coding sequence ATGTCGAGTTCCCCGGTCGCATCGCAGGTGATCCCCTTCGCGAAGCCGCAGTACACCGCCGCGCAGAACAGCCGCACCCCCGGCCCGGTGCGCGTCGCAGGAGGTCACGGACACGCCACCGAGACCTGGGTGCGGCCGGTGGCGATGCCCGGCTCCGGCGTGATGGCCTCCATCTTCTCGACGGTCCACCTGGGCGAGGACGGCGTGACCGTCGTCGACCCCGGCTGGACCGGGCCACGGACGGAGAAGGACTTCCTGCGGCCGCTCGACGATTTCCTCCGCGACCGGGGCCGTCGACTCGAGCAGATCACCGACGTGATCGTCACCCACATGCATCCCGACCATGTGACGGCGGCGTCCTGCCTGCTGGAGGCGACGGGTGCCCGGTTCACCGCCGGCGCCGCCGAGTGGGCCACGGTCGAGGCCGCCCGTCACGGCACCGGCGACCGGCGGTGGGCGCCGCTGCCGGAACTCCTCGGGGCCCCCGGCGGCGTCCTCGACGGCATCGCCGAGAAGCTGGAACGGGTGCCGGCTCTGCCGCCGTTCATCCCGCGCCGTACCCCGGACCTGCTGCTCGAGGACGGCGACATCCTCGCTGACCGGGGGCTCCCCGCCGAACTTACCGCCCGGGCCGTCATCACGCCCGGGCACACGCCCGGCCACCTGTGCCTCGTCGACGAGGACGCCGGCCTCTTCCTCGCCGCCGACATGATCCTGCCGGAGATCCACCCGGGCATCGGACTGGGGTTGGTGGACGTCCCGGGTAACCCGGTGGTGGACTACCTCACCTCGCTGGACCGGATCGGCGAGTTCGACGACCTCCTCGTCATCCCCGGTCACGGCTATGTCTTCTCCGGGCTGGCGGCCCGGCGGCGCGAGACCGCGGACCACGTCCTGGGCCGCGCCCGGGAAGTGCAGCACGTGCTGGAGTGGAATCCGGAGATCAGTGTCTGGCGTCTCGCATCCCGGCTCACCTGGTCCTCCGGGTGGGACGGACTGCGGGACTCGCCGATGCTCGTCTCCGGGCTGCGGCAGACGATGATGTACCGCGACCTGGTACTCGGCACGGGCGGGGAGGCCGCCGGGGACGCCGTGGCCCGCTGGGAGCAGACCTTTGCGTGA